The proteins below come from a single Candidatus Binatia bacterium genomic window:
- a CDS encoding DUF3309 family protein: MRQVLLILLVLLVIGGLPNWGYHQYGYAPSGLGGTVLLILLVLLLTGRL; encoded by the coding sequence ATGCGACAAGTTCTGCTCATCCTTTTAGTGCTGCTGGTTATCGGCGGGCTTCCCAACTGGGGATACCACCAATACGGGTACGCGCCCTCCGGACTCGGAGGCACCGTTCTTCTCATACTGCTCGTTCTGTTGCTGACCGGAAGGCTCTGA